From the Streptomyces syringium genome, one window contains:
- a CDS encoding Lrp/AsnC family transcriptional regulator, which produces MDAVDRQLIQALRENGRASYAELGRLVGLSGPSVTDRINRLEAAGVITGYRATVDSASLGLGVTALIGIQLSDAADHEDVARRLRDLAEIEDCWFIAGDDSYMLKVRVGDVDGLERTIRRLSGTRGVARTRTTIVLSTKWENRVGELPDEA; this is translated from the coding sequence ATGGACGCGGTGGACAGGCAGCTCATCCAGGCCCTGCGGGAGAACGGCCGGGCCTCGTACGCGGAGCTGGGCAGGCTCGTGGGCCTCTCCGGGCCGAGCGTCACGGACCGGATCAACCGCCTGGAGGCGGCGGGTGTCATCACGGGCTACCGCGCGACCGTCGACTCCGCTTCGCTCGGCCTCGGGGTCACGGCGCTGATCGGCATCCAGCTCTCCGACGCCGCCGACCACGAGGACGTGGCCCGCCGGCTGCGCGACCTGGCGGAGATCGAGGACTGCTGGTTCATCGCCGGCGACGACTCGTACATGCTCAAGGTGCGCGTCGGTGACGTGGACGGCCTGGAGCGCACCATCCGGCGGCTGTCCGGGACCAGGGGCGTCGCCCGCACCCGGACGACGATCGTCCTCTCGACCAAGTGGGAGAACCGGGTGGGGGAGCTGCCGGACGAGGCGTAG
- the mqnP gene encoding menaquinone biosynthesis prenyltransferase MqnP, translated as MTAAEGVLGPGPAPSTGKVKAFLRLVLIEHSVFALPFAYIASLTAMHQWDENIHWVRLLLVTVAMVGLRTFAMACNRIIDRELDARNPRTANRELVTGAVSVRSAWTGALIAVAVFLGAAALLNPLCLALAPLAVIPMVVYPYGKRFTNFPHAILGLAQAIGPVGAWLAITGEWSWDAVILGLAVGVWIGGFDLIFGSQDVLADRAEGVKSVPARFGVPAALYGARACHVVTTGLLVWYALATDAGVFFWAGLVVVAGAFLYEHSIVKPHDLSRLNRAFFTVNGFIGIALFVCALLDLLVRGLTV; from the coding sequence GTGACCGCCGCCGAAGGGGTCCTCGGCCCCGGCCCCGCGCCGTCCACCGGCAAGGTGAAGGCCTTCCTGCGCCTGGTGCTCATCGAGCACTCCGTCTTCGCACTGCCCTTCGCCTATATCGCCTCCCTGACCGCGATGCACCAGTGGGACGAGAACATCCACTGGGTCCGGCTGCTGCTGGTCACCGTCGCCATGGTCGGGCTGCGCACCTTCGCGATGGCCTGCAACCGGATCATCGACCGCGAGCTCGACGCCCGTAACCCGCGCACCGCCAATCGCGAGCTGGTCACCGGCGCCGTCTCCGTGCGCTCCGCGTGGACGGGCGCGCTGATCGCCGTCGCCGTCTTCCTGGGCGCCGCCGCGCTGCTCAACCCGCTGTGTCTGGCGCTCGCGCCGCTCGCCGTGATCCCGATGGTGGTCTATCCGTACGGCAAGCGGTTCACGAACTTCCCGCACGCGATCCTCGGTCTCGCCCAGGCCATCGGCCCGGTCGGCGCCTGGCTGGCGATCACCGGCGAGTGGTCCTGGGACGCGGTCATCCTCGGTCTCGCGGTCGGCGTGTGGATCGGCGGCTTCGACCTGATCTTCGGTTCCCAGGACGTGCTGGCTGACCGGGCGGAGGGCGTGAAGTCCGTTCCGGCCCGCTTCGGTGTGCCGGCCGCGCTGTACGGCGCGCGGGCCTGTCACGTCGTCACGACGGGCCTGCTGGTCTGGTACGCGCTGGCCACGGACGCCGGGGTGTTCTTCTGGGCCGGACTGGTCGTGGTGGCCGGGGCGTTCCTCTACGAGCACTCGATCGTGAAGCCGCACGACCTGTCGCGGCTGAACCGGGCGTTCTTCACCGTCAATGGGTTCATCGGCATTGCCCTTTTCGTGTGTGCGTTGCTCGATCTGCTGGTGCGCGGCCTGACCGTGTGA
- a CDS encoding dicarboxylate/amino acid:cation symporter, whose protein sequence is MPSTPASAATATRRRIPKVPFWAQILLGLVLGALLGWAAQSGDIHWLEVTLGKIGDIFVQLLMVVIAPLVFFAILVSITNLRNVSNAARLATRTLLWFMITSLIAVVIGLAIGLLTNPGSGTGLTPADGAEPKKHGSWLDFLTGIIPTDVITPFTELNVLQIVFMAAAAGIAILQIGDKAKPVLDLSQSALDLLQKVLWWVIRLAPLGSLGLVGTAIATYGWNLIGKYATFTADIYVGCAIVLFGVYPVLLATVGKVNPLQFYKGAWPAIQLAFVSRSSVGTMPLTQKVTERLGVPKEYASFAVPFGSTTKMDGCASIYPAIAAIFVAQVFDVPLEIRDYVLIAFVSVIGSAATAGLTGATVMLTLTLSTLGLPMAGVGLLLAIDPIVDMMRTATNVAGQSVVPILVASREKILDRAAYDSADGSKLDDAPVAEPQPATA, encoded by the coding sequence GTGCCTTCGACACCCGCGTCCGCCGCCACGGCCACCCGCCGGCGCATACCCAAGGTCCCGTTCTGGGCCCAGATCCTGCTCGGCCTCGTGCTGGGCGCCCTGCTCGGCTGGGCCGCCCAGAGCGGTGACATCCACTGGCTCGAGGTCACCCTCGGCAAGATCGGCGACATCTTCGTCCAGCTGCTGATGGTCGTGATCGCCCCGCTGGTCTTCTTCGCCATCCTGGTGTCGATCACCAACCTGCGGAACGTCTCCAACGCCGCCCGGCTGGCCACCCGCACCCTGCTCTGGTTCATGATCACGTCGCTGATCGCGGTCGTCATCGGCCTCGCGATCGGCCTGCTCACCAACCCCGGCTCCGGCACGGGCCTCACCCCGGCCGACGGCGCCGAGCCCAAGAAGCACGGCTCGTGGCTGGACTTCCTGACCGGGATCATCCCGACCGACGTGATCACGCCGTTCACCGAGCTGAACGTGCTCCAGATCGTCTTCATGGCCGCCGCCGCGGGCATCGCCATCCTCCAGATCGGCGACAAGGCCAAGCCCGTCCTCGACCTCAGCCAGTCCGCGCTGGACCTGCTCCAGAAGGTCCTGTGGTGGGTCATCCGGCTCGCCCCGCTCGGCAGCCTCGGCCTGGTCGGCACGGCCATCGCCACCTACGGCTGGAACCTGATCGGCAAGTACGCGACCTTCACCGCCGACATCTACGTCGGCTGCGCCATCGTGCTCTTCGGTGTCTACCCGGTGCTGCTCGCCACCGTCGGCAAGGTCAACCCGCTGCAGTTCTACAAGGGCGCCTGGCCGGCCATCCAGCTGGCCTTCGTCTCCCGCTCCTCCGTCGGCACGATGCCGCTGACGCAGAAGGTCACCGAGCGCCTGGGCGTGCCGAAGGAGTACGCGTCCTTCGCCGTGCCGTTCGGCTCGACGACCAAGATGGACGGCTGCGCCTCGATCTACCCCGCCATCGCCGCGATCTTCGTCGCGCAGGTCTTCGACGTGCCGCTGGAGATCCGCGACTACGTCCTGATCGCCTTCGTCTCCGTCATCGGCTCGGCCGCCACGGCCGGTCTGACCGGTGCGACCGTGATGCTGACCCTCACGCTGTCGACGCTGGGCCTGCCGATGGCCGGTGTCGGTCTGCTGCTGGCCATCGACCCGATCGTGGACATGATGCGCACCGCGACGAACGTCGCCGGTCAGTCGGTGGTTCCGATCCTCGTCGCCTCGCGGGAGAAGATCCTCGACCGCGCGGCGTACGACTCGGCCGACGGGTCCAAGCTCGACGACGCCCCGGTCGCGGAGCCGCAGCCGGCCACGGCGTGA
- a CDS encoding UbiX family flavin prenyltransferase, with translation MEPYEHTTQRRPWVVGVSGASGTPYAASVLRGLLAAGEDVDLVVSRASRLTLLDETGIAFRDAHWREDLRDWLALGADGKPGTFETDLARVRYWPAGDLAAGPSSGSYAVKGMLIVPASTACVAGVALGLSKDLLQRVASVTLKERRRLVVAVRETPLSGQTLKQLVTLDEAGAVVLPASPAFYAGATHIQDLVDFVAGRVLDAAGVPHQLYRRWKGELGAARSPGED, from the coding sequence GTGGAGCCGTACGAACACACAACGCAACGCCGGCCCTGGGTGGTCGGGGTGTCCGGTGCGTCCGGGACGCCGTATGCCGCGTCCGTGCTGCGCGGGCTGCTGGCCGCGGGCGAGGATGTGGACCTGGTGGTCAGCCGCGCGTCGAGACTGACGCTGCTGGACGAGACCGGGATCGCGTTCCGTGACGCGCACTGGCGCGAGGATCTGCGGGACTGGCTGGCGCTGGGCGCCGACGGCAAGCCCGGCACCTTCGAGACCGACCTCGCCCGGGTGCGCTACTGGCCGGCCGGGGACCTCGCGGCGGGGCCGTCCTCCGGCAGTTACGCCGTCAAGGGGATGCTGATCGTCCCGGCGAGCACCGCCTGTGTGGCCGGGGTGGCGCTGGGGTTGTCGAAGGACCTGCTGCAGCGCGTCGCGAGCGTGACGCTCAAGGAGCGGCGCCGACTGGTGGTCGCGGTGCGGGAGACGCCGCTGAGCGGTCAGACGCTCAAGCAGCTCGTGACGCTGGACGAGGCGGGCGCCGTGGTGCTGCCCGCCTCTCCGGCGTTCTACGCGGGGGCGACACACATCCAGGATCTCGTGGACTTCGTCGCCGGGCGGGTGCTGGACGCGGCGGGGGTGCCGCACCAGCTCTACCGCCGGTGGAAGGGAGAGCTCGGTGCCGCGCGCTCCCCGGGTGAGGACTAG
- a CDS encoding lipase family protein, with product MHLRTTALTALAALAAAFGLAGPASAGQPARDAGAPGDVVSSAPTSFHPLPGQPTNTRAWHITYRSTTAKGTPNVVSGTVIVPRDGRKGPRPLITYAVGTVGLGDACAPSAGFPYGTTLEANLIQQLTLRGWAVAVTDYEGLGTPGEHTYAVGRAEGHAVLDAARAAQRLPEAGLGKDSPVGIMGYSQGGQASSWAAELHEAYAPELDLRGTATGGVPADLLKTADFNNGGIGAGLVLMAATGQNAAFPELDLDRYLNDKGRGYVDFMKKHCVAIDAVAGLFRKISDVTVKNPLYEADWQRALRSSELGTRAPDRPVYLYHGVIDELIPYAVGKKLRADWCAKGANVQWKALPLGEHVLGVITESIPAADWLAARFAGRPTGGNCG from the coding sequence ATGCACCTGCGCACCACAGCCCTCACCGCTCTCGCCGCGCTGGCGGCCGCGTTCGGCCTGGCGGGCCCCGCCTCGGCCGGACAGCCGGCCCGGGACGCCGGGGCCCCCGGTGACGTCGTCAGTTCCGCGCCCACGTCCTTCCACCCCCTGCCGGGCCAGCCCACGAACACCCGGGCCTGGCACATCACGTACCGCTCCACCACCGCCAAGGGCACCCCGAACGTCGTCTCGGGCACCGTGATCGTCCCCCGGGACGGCCGGAAGGGGCCGCGCCCGCTGATCACGTACGCGGTCGGTACCGTCGGCCTCGGTGACGCGTGCGCCCCCTCGGCCGGCTTCCCGTACGGGACCACCCTGGAGGCCAATCTCATCCAGCAGCTGACCCTGCGCGGCTGGGCCGTCGCCGTCACGGACTACGAGGGCCTCGGCACGCCCGGCGAGCACACGTACGCGGTCGGCCGCGCCGAGGGCCATGCCGTGCTCGACGCGGCGCGCGCCGCGCAGCGGCTGCCGGAAGCGGGCCTCGGCAAGGACTCTCCCGTCGGGATCATGGGCTACTCGCAGGGCGGGCAGGCGTCGAGCTGGGCCGCCGAGCTGCACGAGGCTTACGCACCCGAGCTGGACCTCAGAGGCACGGCCACCGGCGGCGTCCCGGCCGACCTCCTCAAGACCGCCGACTTCAACAACGGCGGCATAGGCGCCGGTCTCGTCCTGATGGCCGCCACGGGCCAGAACGCGGCCTTCCCTGAGCTGGACCTGGACCGCTACCTGAACGACAAGGGCCGCGGCTACGTCGACTTCATGAAGAAGCACTGCGTGGCGATCGACGCGGTGGCGGGCCTCTTCCGGAAGATCTCCGATGTCACCGTCAAGAACCCGCTCTACGAGGCGGACTGGCAGCGCGCCCTGCGCTCCTCCGAGCTCGGCACCCGGGCCCCCGACCGGCCCGTGTACCTCTACCACGGCGTCATCGACGAGCTGATCCCGTACGCGGTCGGCAAGAAGCTGCGCGCCGACTGGTGCGCCAAGGGCGCGAACGTGCAGTGGAAGGCGCTGCCGCTCGGCGAGCACGTGCTGGGCGTGATCACCGAGTCGATCCCGGCGGCCGACTGGCTGGCGGCCCGCTTCGCGGGCAGGCCGACGGGCGGCAACTGCGGGTGA
- a CDS encoding menaquinone biosynthesis decarboxylase: protein MAYDDLRSFLRALERDGDLKRIKAEVDPYLEIGEIVDRVNKAGGPALLFENVKGASMPLAMNVFGTDRRLLKALGLKSYDEISDKIGGLLKPELPQGFVGMREAFGKLGAMAHVPPRKVKDAPVQEVVLTGDDVDLEQLPALFTWPEDGGSFFNLGLTHTKHPETGVRNLGLYRLQRHDKRTIGMHWQIHKDSRNHYQVAAKRGEKLPVAIAFGAPPAVTYASTAPLPGDIDEYLFAGFVQGKRIEMVDCKTVPLQVPANAEVVIEGWLEPGEMLPEGPFGDHTGFYTPQEPFPALTIDCVTMRRRPLLQSIVVGRPPTEDGPLGRATERFFLPLLKIIIPDIVDYHLPESGGFHNCAIVSIDKKYPKHAQKVMHAIWGAHMMSLTKLIIVVDADCDVHNLHEVSWRALGNTDYARDLTVVEGPVDHLDHASYQQFWGGKAGIDATAKWPEEGYTRDGGWPHMVESDPEVADRVTKRWKELGL from the coding sequence ATGGCTTATGACGATCTCCGCTCGTTCCTCCGGGCGCTGGAGCGCGACGGTGACCTCAAGCGCATCAAGGCCGAAGTCGACCCGTACCTGGAAATCGGGGAGATCGTCGACCGAGTGAACAAGGCGGGGGGTCCCGCGTTGCTCTTCGAGAACGTCAAGGGCGCCTCGATGCCGCTCGCGATGAACGTCTTCGGCACCGACCGCCGGCTCCTGAAGGCGCTCGGCCTGAAGTCCTACGACGAGATCAGCGACAAGATCGGCGGGCTGCTCAAGCCCGAGCTGCCGCAGGGCTTCGTCGGGATGCGGGAGGCGTTCGGCAAGCTGGGCGCGATGGCGCACGTGCCGCCGCGCAAGGTCAAGGACGCCCCGGTCCAGGAAGTCGTGCTGACCGGCGACGACGTCGATCTGGAGCAGCTCCCGGCGCTGTTCACCTGGCCCGAGGACGGCGGCTCCTTCTTCAACCTGGGGCTCACGCACACCAAGCACCCCGAGACGGGCGTGCGCAATCTCGGCCTCTACCGCCTCCAGCGCCACGACAAGCGCACCATCGGCATGCACTGGCAGATCCACAAGGACAGCCGCAACCACTACCAGGTGGCGGCCAAGCGCGGCGAGAAGCTGCCCGTCGCGATCGCCTTCGGCGCCCCGCCGGCCGTGACGTACGCCTCGACCGCACCGCTGCCCGGCGACATCGACGAGTACCTCTTCGCGGGCTTCGTCCAGGGCAAGCGGATCGAGATGGTCGACTGCAAGACCGTCCCGCTCCAGGTCCCGGCCAACGCCGAGGTCGTCATCGAGGGCTGGCTGGAGCCGGGCGAGATGCTGCCCGAGGGCCCCTTCGGCGACCACACCGGCTTCTACACGCCGCAGGAGCCGTTCCCGGCGCTGACCATCGACTGTGTGACGATGCGCCGGCGCCCGCTGCTCCAGTCGATCGTGGTGGGTCGGCCGCCGACCGAGGACGGTCCGCTGGGGCGGGCCACCGAGCGGTTCTTCCTGCCGCTGCTCAAGATCATCATCCCGGACATCGTGGACTACCACCTGCCGGAGTCGGGCGGCTTCCACAACTGCGCGATCGTCTCGATCGACAAGAAGTACCCGAAGCACGCACAGAAGGTCATGCACGCCATCTGGGGCGCGCACATGATGTCGCTGACCAAGCTGATCATCGTGGTCGACGCGGACTGCGATGTGCACAACTTGCACGAGGTGTCCTGGCGGGCGCTCGGCAACACCGACTACGCCCGTGACCTCACCGTCGTCGAGGGCCCGGTCGACCACCTCGACCACGCCTCGTACCAGCAGTTCTGGGGCGGCAAGGCGGGCATCGACGCGACCGCGAAGTGGCCCGAGGAGGGCTACACCCGCGACGGCGGCTGGCCGCACATGGTCGAGTCGGACCCGGAAGTCGCCGATCGGGTGACGAAGCGCTGGAAGGAACTCGGGCTGTGA
- a CDS encoding PLD nuclease N-terminal domain-containing protein: MLRYLPFLLILALWIYAFIDCLNTPENEVRGLPKIAWVFIILLFGEVLIGPVAWLFAGRPRRAATGGGRAYGRGRGGQWVAPDDNPEFLKSLKKDEDPDQDGKGPKS; this comes from the coding sequence ATGCTCAGGTATCTGCCGTTCCTGCTGATCCTGGCGTTGTGGATCTATGCCTTCATCGACTGCCTCAACACCCCGGAGAACGAGGTGCGCGGGCTGCCGAAGATCGCCTGGGTGTTCATCATCCTGCTCTTCGGCGAGGTCCTCATCGGCCCCGTCGCCTGGCTCTTCGCCGGCCGCCCGCGCCGCGCCGCCACCGGCGGCGGACGTGCCTACGGGCGCGGGCGCGGCGGGCAGTGGGTGGCCCCGGACGACAACCCGGAGTTCCTCAAGTCGCTGAAGAAGGACGAGGACCCGGACCAGGACGGCAAGGGCCCGAAGAGCTGA
- a CDS encoding TetR/AcrR family transcriptional regulator, with protein sequence MPREVRERQMLDAAVEIFARRGYAAASMDEIAELAGASKPLVYLYLNSKEDLFSACIRRESEALVTAVRSGIDPEASPDGRLWSGLLGFFAHTAAHPDAWAVLHCQARTHGEPFASAVCAMRQEIVDVVTQLIAATAREAACAVEPDGREITGLAHALVGAAESLAAWANTSGDAAPSEKETAATLMNLVWAGLGNLMNGRCWSATRP encoded by the coding sequence ATGCCGCGCGAGGTACGCGAGCGCCAGATGCTCGACGCGGCGGTGGAGATCTTCGCGCGACGCGGCTACGCCGCGGCGTCCATGGACGAGATCGCCGAACTGGCGGGGGCCTCGAAACCATTGGTCTATCTCTATCTGAACTCGAAGGAAGACCTCTTCAGCGCCTGCATACGGCGCGAGTCCGAGGCGCTGGTGACCGCGGTGCGGTCCGGCATCGACCCGGAGGCGTCCCCCGACGGGCGGCTGTGGAGCGGGCTGCTGGGCTTCTTCGCGCACACCGCGGCCCACCCCGACGCCTGGGCGGTGCTGCACTGCCAGGCCCGCACGCACGGCGAGCCGTTCGCCTCGGCCGTCTGCGCCATGCGGCAGGAGATCGTCGACGTGGTCACCCAGCTGATCGCCGCGACGGCCCGGGAGGCCGCCTGCGCCGTCGAACCCGACGGACGGGAGATCACCGGCCTGGCGCACGCGCTCGTGGGGGCCGCCGAGTCGCTCGCCGCGTGGGCCAACACCAGCGGCGACGCCGCCCCCTCGGAGAAGGAGACGGCGGCGACGCTGATGAACCTCGTCTGGGCGGGCCTGGGCAACCTCATGAACGGCCGGTGCTGGTCGGCGACGCGCCCCTGA
- the mqnE gene encoding aminofutalosine synthase MqnE produces the protein MDAGLKRELEEKVHAGERLTREDGIALYESDDLAWLGGLAHEVRTRKNGDVVHFNVNRHLNMTNVCTASCAYCSFQRKPGEKDAYTMRIEEAVRLAKAMENENLTELHIVNGLHPTLPWRYYPRSLKALKEALPNVSLKAFTATEIQHFEKISGMPASEILDELIDAGLESLTGGGAEIFDWEVRQHIVDHDTHWEDWSRIHRLVHEKGLKTPSTMLYGHIEEPRHRVDHVLRLRELQDETGGFQVFIPLRYQHDFVDMKDGKVRNRLQARTTMATGAEALKTFAVSRLLFDNVPHVKVFWVMHGVQTAQLALQHGADDMDGSVVEYKITHDADNYGTPNKLGREDLLDLIRDAGFRPVERNTRYEIIREYPGPDAARRESPQPMRI, from the coding sequence ATGGACGCGGGGCTCAAGCGCGAGCTGGAGGAGAAGGTCCACGCCGGGGAGCGGCTGACCCGCGAGGACGGCATCGCCCTCTACGAGTCCGACGACCTGGCCTGGCTGGGCGGCCTGGCCCACGAGGTGCGCACGCGCAAGAACGGTGACGTCGTCCACTTCAACGTCAACCGGCACCTCAACATGACGAACGTGTGCACCGCGTCGTGCGCGTACTGCTCGTTCCAGCGGAAGCCGGGCGAGAAGGACGCGTACACGATGCGCATCGAGGAGGCCGTCCGCCTCGCCAAGGCGATGGAGAACGAGAACCTCACCGAGCTGCACATCGTCAACGGCCTGCACCCCACGCTGCCCTGGCGCTACTACCCGCGCTCGCTGAAGGCCCTCAAGGAGGCGCTGCCGAACGTCTCCCTCAAGGCCTTCACCGCCACCGAGATCCAGCACTTCGAGAAGATCTCCGGCATGCCCGCCTCCGAGATCCTCGACGAGCTGATCGACGCCGGTCTGGAGTCGCTGACCGGCGGCGGCGCGGAGATCTTCGACTGGGAGGTCCGCCAGCACATCGTCGACCACGACACCCACTGGGAGGACTGGTCGCGCATCCACCGTCTGGTGCACGAGAAGGGGCTCAAGACCCCGTCCACGATGCTCTACGGGCACATCGAGGAGCCGCGCCACCGGGTGGACCACGTGCTGCGGCTGCGTGAGCTGCAGGACGAGACCGGCGGTTTCCAGGTCTTCATCCCGCTGCGCTACCAGCACGACTTCGTGGACATGAAGGACGGCAAGGTCCGCAACCGGCTCCAGGCGCGCACGACCATGGCCACCGGCGCCGAGGCGCTCAAGACCTTCGCCGTCTCCCGGCTGCTCTTCGACAACGTCCCGCACGTGAAGGTCTTCTGGGTCATGCACGGTGTGCAGACCGCGCAGCTCGCGCTGCAGCACGGCGCGGACGACATGGACGGCTCGGTCGTCGAGTACAAGATCACGCACGACGCCGACAACTACGGCACGCCGAACAAGCTCGGCCGTGAGGACCTGCTGGACCTCATCCGCGACGCCGGCTTCCGCCCGGTGGAGCGCAACACGCGCTACGAGATCATCCGCGAGTACCCCGGCCCGGACGCCGCGCGCCGCGAGTCGCCGCAGCCGATGCGGATCTGA
- a CDS encoding SRPBCC domain-containing protein, translating to MEIPSPYGSSDTRGDIHTLRYELSLPHPVEDVWAAVATAEGLPTWLAAADPFEPTAGGAITLRWLNTDTEGKATVAPGRVTAWEPRRLAEYTVEVHGRIRFELEPAPASVGGTLLHFTNEMTGTEDVRLDCLAGWHHHFEYLTKALAGHPMDWSQWTLNRWRQLRGEYEAGAPDGT from the coding sequence ATGGAGATTCCCTCCCCTTACGGCTCGTCCGACACCCGGGGTGACATCCACACCCTTCGCTACGAGCTGTCGCTGCCCCATCCCGTCGAGGACGTCTGGGCCGCCGTCGCGACCGCCGAAGGACTGCCGACCTGGCTGGCGGCCGCCGACCCCTTCGAGCCGACCGCGGGCGGGGCGATCACCCTCCGGTGGCTGAACACGGATACCGAGGGCAAGGCCACGGTGGCCCCCGGCCGGGTCACCGCGTGGGAACCGCGGCGGCTCGCCGAATACACCGTCGAGGTCCACGGACGCATCCGTTTCGAACTCGAACCGGCCCCGGCGAGCGTCGGTGGGACGCTGCTGCACTTCACCAATGAGATGACGGGTACGGAGGACGTCCGGCTGGACTGCCTGGCGGGCTGGCACCACCACTTCGAGTACCTGACGAAGGCACTGGCGGGCCATCCCATGGACTGGTCGCAGTGGACCCTGAACCGGTGGCGGCAGTTGCGCGGGGAGTACGAGGCGGGAGCGCCGGACGGCACCTAG
- a CDS encoding DUF4229 domain-containing protein gives MSSQKFASLRYTALRVGLLIACFAVVYGLCWAGAVPIAARGSNLVWMILLALVISAPLSWVLLRKQREAMSEQIVERVDRAKQKLAANSGQEDAAV, from the coding sequence GTGAGTAGCCAGAAGTTCGCCTCGCTCCGCTACACCGCTCTGCGTGTCGGCCTGCTCATCGCCTGCTTCGCTGTGGTCTACGGGCTCTGCTGGGCGGGCGCCGTCCCGATCGCCGCCCGCGGCTCGAACCTGGTCTGGATGATCCTGCTCGCGCTCGTCATCTCCGCCCCGCTCAGCTGGGTGCTGCTGCGCAAGCAGCGCGAGGCCATGTCCGAGCAGATCGTCGAGCGCGTGGACCGCGCGAAGCAGAAGCTGGCCGCCAACAGCGGCCAGGAGGACGCGGCAGTCTGA
- a CDS encoding GNAT family N-acetyltransferase, translating to MSLTLVRDPQLTPALREELADLWLDVSQAGGAVGFVPPVTAEDIAPVMRRQLDDVTAGGTRMLGAYEGAEGDARGRLIGTAFLKLNSHHLMTHWCTLVTVMVHPALQGGGRGKAMMREAIEMARDLGFHAVRLGVRGGEGTERFYETVGFKEVGRVPAAIRVAPDDHRDDITMWLPLV from the coding sequence ATGTCCCTTACGTTAGTCCGTGATCCCCAGCTCACCCCCGCACTCCGCGAGGAGCTCGCCGACCTCTGGCTCGATGTCTCGCAGGCCGGTGGCGCCGTCGGTTTCGTGCCGCCCGTCACCGCCGAGGACATAGCGCCCGTCATGCGGCGGCAGCTGGACGACGTGACCGCCGGCGGGACGCGGATGCTCGGTGCCTACGAGGGGGCCGAAGGGGACGCGCGCGGCCGGCTGATCGGCACGGCCTTCCTCAAGCTCAACTCGCACCACCTGATGACTCACTGGTGCACCCTCGTCACGGTCATGGTCCATCCGGCGCTCCAGGGCGGCGGCCGGGGCAAGGCGATGATGCGCGAGGCGATAGAGATGGCCCGCGACCTGGGCTTCCACGCCGTGCGGCTGGGTGTGCGGGGCGGCGAGGGCACCGAGCGCTTCTACGAGACCGTCGGCTTCAAGGAGGTCGGCCGGGTGCCCGCCGCGATCCGCGTCGCGCCGGACGATCATCGCGACGACATCACGATGTGGCTCCCCCTCGTCTGA